One Cohnella candidum genomic region harbors:
- a CDS encoding ferredoxin produces MAKFTWVEKDTCIACGACGATAPDIYDYDDEGLAEVIFKGDGNHGNTEIPEDLYDDLQDAADGCPTDSIKVADSPFNM; encoded by the coding sequence ATGGCCAAGTTTACTTGGGTAGAGAAAGACACTTGCATCGCATGCGGCGCTTGCGGCGCAACGGCTCCCGACATTTACGATTACGACGATGAAGGACTTGCCGAAGTCATTTTCAAGGGTGACGGAAACCACGGCAACACGGAAATTCCGGAAGATTTGTACGACGATTTGCAAGATGCGGCAGACGGCTGCCCGACCGATTCCATTAAAGTAGCCGACTCTCCGTTTAACATGTAA
- a CDS encoding DNA polymerase IV, translating to MSETRRRYILHIDMNAFYCSVHAAEQPEMYRGKPTGVAGSVELRKGILVTSSYEARARGVRTGMTVRQATALCPELILIAPNFDLYRKYSRGFMKIAGNYTPLVEAVSIDECFLDVTGSGQFGTPIEIAETIRRRVREELSLPCSIGVAPNKLLAKMASDMRKPDAVTVLRRRDVPTLLWGKPCQTLYGIGAKTAEKLGRLNIRTIGELAAADERMLTERFGVYGAWMKRAAHGLDDAPVQPLSEAAKSIGHTTTLPADLTEREQYRRVLLNLADQTTRRLRRQSMMCSTVQITIRDPSMKTITRAAGLSVPTDASDDVYKVACRLMDANWQAGDPVRLLGITLQGLSPKQETAVQLDLFSYEEAPKKDKLVTVMDRLRDKFGEGAVLTAGMLSDDPSSLIRNKKIRGTSLEKDFLREPDPDAENRY from the coding sequence GTGAGCGAAACGCGGAGGAGATATATTCTTCATATCGACATGAATGCGTTCTATTGCTCCGTGCATGCCGCCGAGCAGCCTGAAATGTACCGCGGCAAACCGACCGGCGTCGCCGGCAGCGTGGAGCTGCGCAAGGGAATTCTGGTCACGAGTTCTTACGAGGCGAGGGCGCGCGGAGTCCGAACCGGCATGACGGTGAGGCAGGCGACCGCGCTGTGCCCGGAGCTGATCCTCATCGCGCCGAACTTCGATCTCTACCGCAAATACAGCCGGGGATTCATGAAGATCGCGGGCAACTATACGCCGCTGGTAGAAGCGGTATCCATAGACGAATGTTTCCTGGATGTTACCGGAAGCGGCCAGTTCGGAACGCCTATCGAGATCGCCGAGACGATCCGGCGGCGCGTCCGGGAGGAGCTGTCGCTGCCCTGCTCCATCGGGGTCGCGCCGAACAAGCTGCTCGCGAAAATGGCCTCCGACATGCGCAAGCCCGATGCGGTCACCGTGCTCCGGCGCCGGGACGTTCCGACACTGCTGTGGGGCAAACCCTGCCAAACATTGTACGGAATCGGCGCGAAAACCGCGGAGAAACTAGGGAGGCTCAATATCCGAACCATCGGGGAGCTTGCGGCGGCGGACGAACGGATGCTGACCGAACGATTCGGCGTGTACGGCGCTTGGATGAAGCGTGCCGCGCACGGGCTGGACGACGCGCCGGTGCAGCCGCTGTCGGAAGCGGCCAAGTCGATCGGGCATACGACGACGCTGCCGGCCGACTTGACGGAGCGGGAACAATACCGCCGCGTGCTGCTCAACCTGGCCGATCAGACGACCCGCCGGCTCCGGCGGCAGAGTATGATGTGTTCCACCGTGCAGATCACGATCCGCGACCCGTCCATGAAAACGATCACGAGAGCCGCAGGGCTCAGCGTACCCACGGACGCCTCGGACGACGTCTATAAGGTTGCCTGCCGATTAATGGATGCGAATTGGCAAGCCGGAGATCCCGTGAGGCTGCTCGGCATCACTTTGCAAGGGCTGTCTCCGAAACAGGAGACAGCCGTACAGCTCGATTTATTTTCGTATGAAGAAGCTCCCAAGAAAGATAAATTGGTTACGGTCATGGACCGTCTTCGAGACAAATTCGGCGAAGGCGCCGTACTTACTGCGGGGATGTTGAGCGACGATCCGTCCTCGCTGATCCGGAACAAAAAAATACGCGGAACCTCTCTCGAAAAGGACTTTCTGAGGGAGCCGGACCCGGACGCTGAGAATCGTTATTAA
- the cimA gene encoding citramalate synthase has protein sequence MGTPTPITIFDTTLRDGTQGEGISLTAEDKVKIALRLDALGVHYIEGGNPGSNSKDIEFFRRIREMNLKAKLTAFGSTRRKNSSCEQDINLKHLTESGAVAATLVGKTWDFHVHTALQTTLEENLAMIYESLAYVRNRGMEALFDAEHFFDGYKANPEYALAALAKARDAGAAWIVLCDTNGGTLPNEIQEIVSKVVSEINAPIGIHTHNDCELAVANSLAAVAAGARQVQGTINGYGERCGNANLCSVLPNLQLKMGYRAVSDEQIKMLTGVARYVSELANAHLPVNQPYVGNAAFAHKGGIHVSAIMKDSKTYEHIQPELVGNKQRVLVSELAGQSNILSKAQELGLNVNPEHAKSRIVIDRIKELEHQGYQFEGADASLELLLRDAFGDTQDIFTVESFKMMVEKTAAGMVSEAIVKLRVGGQQVYTVAEGNGPVNALDNALRKALMQFYPDINRIHLTDYKVRVLDEKDATAAKVRVLMESTDFKDTWNTVGVSSNVIEASWEALIDSIRYALLGMVKKDALADIPREELGLVNL, from the coding sequence TTGGGCACGCCAACACCAATCACTATCTTCGATACGACGCTCCGCGACGGTACGCAAGGCGAAGGCATCAGCCTGACCGCAGAAGACAAAGTCAAAATCGCCCTGAGGCTCGACGCCCTCGGCGTACACTATATAGAAGGCGGCAACCCGGGCAGCAACAGCAAGGACATCGAATTTTTCCGGCGGATCCGGGAGATGAACCTCAAGGCCAAGCTGACCGCTTTCGGAAGCACCCGGCGCAAGAATTCTTCGTGCGAGCAAGACATCAACCTGAAGCACTTGACGGAATCCGGCGCCGTGGCCGCGACGCTCGTCGGGAAAACGTGGGATTTCCACGTTCACACCGCTCTTCAAACGACGCTGGAAGAAAATCTCGCCATGATCTACGAATCTCTCGCTTACGTGCGCAACCGCGGCATGGAGGCGCTGTTCGACGCCGAGCACTTCTTCGACGGCTACAAAGCGAACCCGGAATACGCGCTCGCCGCTTTGGCGAAAGCAAGGGATGCAGGAGCCGCTTGGATCGTTCTGTGCGACACCAATGGCGGCACCTTGCCGAACGAGATCCAGGAGATCGTTTCGAAAGTCGTATCCGAAATCAACGCTCCTATCGGCATCCATACGCACAACGACTGCGAGCTGGCGGTGGCGAACTCGCTGGCTGCTGTGGCGGCTGGCGCACGCCAAGTCCAGGGAACGATCAACGGCTACGGTGAGCGCTGCGGCAATGCCAACCTTTGCTCCGTGCTCCCCAACCTTCAATTGAAGATGGGTTACCGCGCCGTCAGCGACGAACAGATCAAAATGCTGACCGGCGTCGCCCGCTACGTCAGCGAGCTCGCCAACGCCCATTTGCCCGTCAACCAGCCTTACGTCGGCAACGCGGCATTCGCCCACAAAGGCGGCATTCACGTCTCCGCGATCATGAAGGATTCCAAAACTTACGAGCATATCCAGCCCGAGCTCGTCGGCAACAAGCAGCGCGTTCTGGTGTCGGAGCTGGCCGGTCAGAGCAACATTCTCTCCAAAGCCCAGGAACTCGGCTTAAACGTGAATCCCGAGCATGCGAAGTCCCGCATCGTCATCGACCGCATCAAGGAGCTGGAGCATCAAGGCTACCAATTCGAAGGCGCGGACGCCTCCCTGGAGCTGTTGCTGCGCGACGCCTTCGGCGACACGCAGGATATTTTCACCGTCGAAAGCTTCAAAATGATGGTGGAGAAAACCGCAGCCGGCATGGTGTCGGAAGCCATCGTCAAGCTTCGCGTAGGCGGGCAGCAGGTATACACGGTCGCCGAAGGGAACGGCCCGGTCAACGCGCTGGACAACGCGCTCCGCAAAGCGCTTATGCAGTTTTACCCGGACATCAACCGCATCCATCTCACGGATTACAAAGTGCGCGTATTGGACGAGAAAGACGCGACCGCCGCGAAAGTCCGCGTGCTTATGGAGTCCACGGATTTCAAGGACACGTGGAATACGGTCGGCGTTTCGTCCAACGTCATCGAAGCGAGCTGGGAAGCGTTGATCGACTCCATCCGTTACGCCCTGCTCGGCATGGTCAAAAAGGACGCTTTGGCGGATATCCCGAGGGAAGAGCTCGGCTTGGTTAACTTATAA
- a CDS encoding TlpA family protein disulfide reductase, which translates to MKKNWVILIAVVIAVAAVLLGNKLGDNKGSPAASGISEPQPGASPAASLDPAAPKKGSAAPAFDLSTLDGKQNYSVGGARDKVLVVNFWASWCGPCDLEAPDLVTLYGKYKDKVDLYAVNATNYDRLRNAKEFVQEKAFTFPVLTDAQGTAGDAYKVFSYPTSFIVDRNGKILERIEGVIPLDTWEKYLDDATKDG; encoded by the coding sequence ATGAAAAAGAACTGGGTGATCCTGATCGCCGTCGTGATTGCGGTGGCCGCGGTTTTGCTTGGCAATAAACTCGGGGATAACAAAGGTTCTCCCGCCGCATCCGGTATTTCCGAACCGCAGCCTGGGGCTTCCCCCGCAGCGTCTTTGGATCCCGCAGCCCCGAAAAAAGGTTCCGCTGCGCCGGCGTTCGATCTCAGTACGCTGGACGGCAAGCAAAATTACAGCGTGGGCGGCGCCCGCGATAAAGTGCTCGTCGTGAATTTCTGGGCTTCCTGGTGCGGTCCCTGCGATCTGGAAGCGCCGGATTTGGTTACCCTTTATGGCAAGTACAAAGACAAAGTGGATCTTTACGCGGTGAACGCCACCAATTACGATCGGCTGAGGAACGCGAAGGAATTCGTGCAGGAGAAAGCTTTTACGTTTCCGGTGCTCACCGATGCGCAAGGGACGGCGGGAGACGCGTACAAAGTGTTCTCTTATCCGACGAGCTTCATCGTGGACCGTAACGGCAAAATCCTCGAAAGGATCGAGGGCGTCATTCCGCTCGATACTTGGGAGAAATATTTGGACGACGCGACCAAAGACGGATAA
- a CDS encoding MFS transporter codes for MDAARTKRKLRVTFTSDMGDDNVSETNEKPKQKDKAKGGRKGHVWEYIALATVPIVMVLGNSMLVPILPTMQRELGISKFQSSLVISLFSVAAAIVIPFAGYLSDRFSRKAVIIPSLIIYGGAGILAGFGAVWHSYTVLIAARAIQGIGAAGTAPIAMALVGDLYKDSKESQALGLIEASNGSGKVVSPILGALLALLVWYAAFFAFPAFCLLSLLAMIFLIKEPKRTAEPKPIKQYVASVKKIFAKDGRWLISSFFSGSLALFILFGVLFFLSNILEKPPYSIDGVWKGFVLAIPLFGMVATAYITGTVIRKNGVLMRWLMNIGLVLMVISLGLAIWLNKNLYVFVGLLTLSSIGTGLLLPCLNTMITGAVEKSERGMITSLYSSLRFFGVAFGPPLFGWLMGISYQVVFITVSTLSLIALGLVFFLVKPGKKVQ; via the coding sequence ATGGACGCAGCCCGAACGAAACGGAAGCTCCGGGTCACCTTCACGAGCGACATGGGGGACGATAACGTTTCGGAAACGAACGAGAAGCCGAAGCAGAAGGACAAGGCCAAAGGCGGCCGTAAAGGACATGTTTGGGAGTATATCGCGCTGGCGACGGTACCGATCGTGATGGTGCTGGGCAACTCCATGCTGGTCCCCATCCTTCCCACGATGCAGCGGGAGCTCGGCATTTCCAAGTTTCAATCGAGCTTGGTCATCAGCCTGTTCTCGGTGGCGGCGGCCATCGTCATCCCCTTCGCGGGCTATTTATCCGACCGGTTCAGCCGCAAAGCGGTCATCATCCCTTCGCTGATCATTTACGGAGGCGCGGGGATCCTGGCGGGCTTCGGCGCCGTGTGGCACTCTTACACGGTACTCATTGCCGCGCGGGCCATACAAGGGATCGGCGCCGCAGGTACCGCACCGATCGCCATGGCGCTCGTCGGCGACCTGTACAAGGACAGCAAGGAAAGCCAGGCGCTAGGCCTCATTGAAGCCTCCAACGGCTCCGGCAAAGTGGTCAGCCCGATCTTGGGAGCCTTGCTGGCCCTGCTCGTTTGGTATGCGGCATTTTTCGCGTTTCCGGCGTTCTGCCTGCTGTCTCTGCTTGCGATGATCTTTCTCATCAAGGAGCCCAAACGCACGGCGGAGCCGAAACCGATAAAGCAATACGTCGCTTCCGTCAAGAAAATATTCGCCAAGGATGGGCGCTGGCTGATATCCTCGTTCTTCAGCGGCTCGTTGGCTTTGTTTATTTTGTTCGGCGTACTGTTCTTCCTGTCCAACATTTTGGAAAAGCCGCCCTATTCGATCGACGGCGTATGGAAAGGGTTCGTGCTCGCCATTCCGCTGTTCGGCATGGTGGCCACGGCTTACATTACCGGAACGGTCATCCGCAAAAACGGCGTGCTCATGCGCTGGCTGATGAACATCGGTTTGGTGCTGATGGTCATTTCGCTCGGCCTTGCCATCTGGCTGAACAAGAATCTGTACGTATTCGTCGGTCTCCTTACGCTAAGCAGCATAGGCACCGGCTTGCTTCTCCCTTGCCTGAACACGATGATCACCGGCGCGGTGGAGAAATCCGAACGGGGCATGATCACCTCGCTGTACAGCAGCCTGCGGTTTTTCGGGGTCGCTTTCGGTCCGCCGCTGTTCGGCTGGCTGATGGGCATCTCCTATCAAGTCGTATTCATTACGGTTTCCACGCTTTCGCTGATCGCGCTCGGGCTGGTCTTCTTCCTCGTCAAGCCGGGCAAAAAAGTGCAATAA
- a CDS encoding Mov34/MPN/PAD-1 family protein, giving the protein MKAFITEKIKSELEEACRRRLPYETCGVLFGRSSGSGTAVDGFSVVRNVSIDPRRSFSFDPADWVRAGYEAQKNQREIVGFFHSHPNGTVHPSEADVSGMPPGGTYWIVGCGTENECDIAVYGPHPDTGWERLHLSVSDGLNTHKDRLT; this is encoded by the coding sequence ATGAAGGCTTTCATCACGGAGAAAATCAAATCCGAGCTCGAGGAGGCGTGCCGCAGGCGACTCCCTTACGAAACTTGCGGCGTGTTGTTCGGGCGCTCCTCCGGGAGCGGTACGGCAGTCGACGGTTTCTCCGTCGTTCGCAACGTTTCCATCGATCCCCGCCGTTCCTTCTCGTTCGATCCCGCGGATTGGGTTCGGGCCGGTTATGAAGCGCAAAAAAACCAACGCGAAATCGTCGGTTTTTTTCATTCGCACCCGAACGGCACCGTCCATCCGAGTGAAGCGGACGTCTCGGGCATGCCGCCGGGAGGCACTTATTGGATTGTCGGTTGCGGCACTGAGAACGAATGCGATATCGCCGTTTACGGCCCCCATCCGGACACCGGTTGGGAAAGGCTTCACTTGAGCGTCAGTGACGGCTTAAATACGCATAAAGATCGCCTAACGTAA